From a region of the Williamsia phyllosphaerae genome:
- a CDS encoding NUDIX domain-containing protein, which translates to MPRRSAGLLVFRRSSATVEVVLAHPGGPFWAKKDAGAWSIPKGEYESDEPALDAARREFTEELGMPVPDGTVIDLGEITQKGGKIVTAFAVEADLDVSDAVSNTFEMVWPPRSGVTASFPEVDRVEWFAIDVAREKILAAQQPFLDRLPDQG; encoded by the coding sequence ATGCCCAGACGTAGCGCCGGGCTGCTCGTCTTCCGTCGGTCGTCGGCGACGGTGGAGGTGGTGCTGGCCCACCCGGGTGGACCGTTCTGGGCCAAGAAGGACGCCGGGGCGTGGTCGATCCCCAAGGGGGAGTACGAGTCCGACGAACCGGCGCTGGACGCGGCCCGGCGGGAGTTCACCGAGGAACTCGGGATGCCGGTGCCGGACGGTACGGTCATCGACCTGGGGGAGATCACCCAGAAGGGCGGCAAGATCGTCACCGCGTTCGCGGTCGAGGCCGATCTCGACGTGTCCGACGCGGTGAGCAACACCTTCGAGATGGTGTGGCCCCCGCGCTCCGGTGTCACCGCGTCGTTCCCCGAGGTCGACCGCGTCGAGTGGTTCGCCATCGACGTGGCCCGGGAGAAGATCCTCGCCGCGCAGCAGCCGTTCCTGGATCGTCTTCCCGACCAGGGCTGA